A genome region from Gordonia westfalica includes the following:
- a CDS encoding endonuclease domain-containing protein: MNRGCDICGERVGALHIDHDHSCCPPRSKQWRTCGQCVRGFLCGSCNRGLGLLKDDPNVLRSAIEYLGRKA, from the coding sequence ATGAATCGGGGCTGCGACATCTGCGGCGAGCGCGTGGGGGCGCTACATATCGACCATGACCACAGCTGCTGCCCTCCACGGAGTAAGCAGTGGCGAACCTGCGGGCAGTGCGTCCGCGGATTCCTCTGCGGATCGTGCAACCGCGGATTGGGCCTACTGAAGGATGACCCGAACGTGCTGCGAAGCGCGATCGAGTACCTCGGTCGAAAGGCCTAG
- a CDS encoding tape measure protein: MSTALGTALGIGVSKAAGAASKVLQDALSAGYNRITTLEKADIQFRNMGLSAGDTKRQLADLNDIVTGTSTSLADAAAAAAMLGGAGVAAGDDMNNAVKALVNISAASGASAQDIGLVMMQIKASGKLMGSEALQLAQRGVPIYDLIAKSIGKTTAEVRTLGEEGKISFDQVVTAINQGTGNLAKEMGETLPAKLANFRTAMGRLSAAGMEPFLLRAKGGVVGLTEAVNDLTPKMKDFALAADAKIFDQWVPQLKGLYATLEGSGALDRAAETFTALWDSLMELGPAARTIGAALAEASASLGVGGWQVFLATVQTASGILQGLAPVLQTVGDLMEAHPGYVTAALAAWLAFRTVPQSWARHDGARPDAYGNQSCRNGVRRCASGNRQLHRRLSDLAWLHPAGEPAALDGRRPYPRPWCQRGNGRFRRTQRTTWGGRWTVCGIGRPFEYRAHGWCRISDDGRAGSRRCDAEGEGSVAGGEGACGVPEADGCRFP; encoded by the coding sequence ATGTCCACCGCCCTCGGCACGGCGCTGGGGATTGGCGTGTCGAAGGCGGCGGGCGCAGCATCGAAGGTGCTGCAGGATGCCCTGTCGGCAGGCTACAACCGGATCACCACCCTGGAGAAGGCGGACATCCAGTTCCGCAATATGGGGCTGTCGGCCGGTGACACGAAGCGTCAGCTTGCCGATCTGAATGACATCGTCACCGGCACCTCGACTTCGCTGGCTGATGCAGCGGCGGCAGCAGCGATGCTGGGCGGTGCTGGCGTGGCGGCGGGCGACGACATGAACAACGCTGTGAAGGCGTTGGTGAACATCTCTGCGGCCTCTGGCGCCTCGGCGCAGGACATCGGCCTCGTGATGATGCAGATCAAGGCGTCGGGCAAGTTGATGGGCTCGGAGGCGTTGCAGCTGGCCCAGCGCGGCGTGCCGATCTATGACCTCATTGCGAAGTCGATCGGCAAGACGACTGCCGAGGTCCGCACCCTCGGCGAAGAGGGCAAGATCTCGTTCGACCAGGTCGTCACGGCGATCAACCAGGGCACCGGCAACCTCGCGAAGGAGATGGGCGAGACCCTTCCCGCGAAGCTCGCCAACTTCCGGACCGCGATGGGCCGCCTGTCGGCTGCGGGCATGGAGCCGTTCCTTCTCCGCGCCAAGGGCGGCGTTGTCGGCCTGACCGAAGCAGTAAACGATCTCACCCCGAAGATGAAGGATTTCGCGCTCGCCGCGGACGCCAAGATCTTCGACCAGTGGGTGCCGCAGCTCAAGGGTCTGTATGCAACCCTCGAGGGCTCGGGAGCTCTTGATCGAGCGGCCGAAACCTTTACGGCGCTGTGGGATTCACTGATGGAACTCGGTCCTGCAGCGCGTACGATTGGGGCGGCACTCGCGGAAGCGTCTGCGTCGCTCGGCGTCGGCGGCTGGCAGGTGTTCCTGGCGACGGTCCAGACGGCGTCGGGGATTCTGCAAGGACTCGCCCCGGTGCTTCAGACTGTCGGCGATCTCATGGAGGCGCATCCGGGTTACGTCACCGCAGCGCTCGCGGCGTGGTTGGCGTTCCGAACCGTGCCGCAATCCTGGGCGCGTCACGACGGCGCTCGGCCCGATGCATACGGGAATCAGTCGTGTCGGAACGGCGTTCGGCGGTGTGCGTCCGGCAATCGGCAACTTCACCGACGCCTATCGGACCTCGCTTGGCTACATCCGGCAGGCGAACCCGCAGCTCTCGACGGCCGGCGCCCATATCCGCGTCCTTGGTGCCAACGCGGGAATGGCCGCTTCCGGCGGACTCAGCGCACTACGTGGGGCGGCCGGTGGACTGTCTGCGGCATTGGGCGGCCCTTTGAATATCGCGCTCATGGCTGGTGCCGCATATCTGATGATGGGCGCGCAGGCTCACGCCGATGCGACGCAGAAGGCGAAGGCTCAGTCGCAGGCGGTGAAGGAGCTTGCGGAGTCCCAGAGGCTGATGGGTGCCGCTTTCCGTGA